A single Arcobacter sp. FWKO B DNA region contains:
- a CDS encoding leucyl aminopeptidase gives MKLILSDEKFKKIEADIEVCFVISKNFDSENVKEHKDVLEVLNFKGEDEEVLLLPEAKKLYVGCEKLEADTIRIAASTIIKKLKNTKFKSAKLSLVEDSIEYLNAIVDGLMLGSYTFDKYKSTKKDKLSQEVIIHTKEITKELKNALDESIEISKSVNMVRDIVNTPPDDFYPDIMASFAVDLAKECKIECKIYDDKYLEEKGMGAMLAVARASRHKPKLIHLTYSPKKCKKTVVLVGKGLTYDSGGLSLKPSDYMATMKSDKSGGSAVLGIMQAVAKLKLPIEVHGIIGAVENMIGGNAYKPDDVLKAKNGTTIEVRNTDAEGRLVLADCLCYAQDNIKDIDYILDFATLTGACVVALGEYTTGIMGHNSKLKHQIFDAANQSGELVGSLPFNRYLPKLLKSEIADICNISSSRYGGAITAGLFLDKFIYEENKDKWVHLDIAGPAYVEKPWGYNPHGASGAGVRLAVSFLKSLC, from the coding sequence ATGAAACTAATTCTAAGTGATGAGAAATTCAAAAAAATAGAAGCTGATATTGAAGTTTGTTTTGTTATATCAAAAAACTTTGATAGTGAAAATGTAAAAGAACATAAAGATGTTCTAGAAGTTTTAAACTTCAAAGGTGAAGATGAGGAAGTATTACTTTTACCTGAAGCAAAGAAACTTTATGTTGGATGTGAAAAATTAGAAGCAGATACCATTAGAATAGCAGCTTCAACAATAATAAAAAAGCTAAAAAATACAAAGTTCAAGAGTGCAAAATTATCTTTAGTAGAAGATAGCATTGAATACTTAAATGCAATAGTGGATGGATTGATGCTTGGTTCATATACTTTTGATAAGTATAAATCTACAAAAAAAGACAAATTATCACAAGAAGTAATTATTCATACAAAAGAGATCACTAAAGAGTTAAAAAATGCTCTTGATGAATCAATCGAAATTTCAAAATCCGTTAATATGGTAAGAGATATTGTCAATACTCCTCCAGATGATTTTTATCCTGATATTATGGCATCATTTGCTGTTGATTTGGCAAAAGAGTGTAAAATAGAGTGTAAAATATATGATGATAAATATTTAGAAGAAAAAGGGATGGGTGCTATGCTTGCTGTTGCAAGGGCAAGTAGACATAAACCTAAACTTATTCATCTTACTTATTCACCAAAGAAATGTAAAAAAACAGTTGTGTTAGTTGGTAAAGGACTTACATATGATAGTGGTGGATTAAGCTTAAAACCAAGTGATTATATGGCAACCATGAAAAGTGATAAGAGTGGGGGTAGTGCAGTTTTAGGTATTATGCAAGCAGTAGCAAAGTTAAAACTCCCTATTGAAGTACATGGAATAATTGGTGCAGTAGAAAATATGATAGGCGGAAATGCTTATAAGCCAGATGATGTATTAAAAGCTAAAAATGGGACTACTATTGAGGTACGAAATACTGATGCTGAAGGAAGACTTGTACTTGCTGATTGTCTTTGTTATGCACAAGATAATATCAAAGATATAGATTATATTCTTGATTTTGCTACTTTAACAGGAGCTTGTGTTGTGGCACTTGGAGAGTACACTACTGGAATTATGGGACATAATAGTAAATTAAAACATCAAATATTTGATGCTGCAAACCAAAGTGGTGAACTTGTAGGTTCTTTACCATTTAATAGGTATTTACCAAAGCTATTAAAAAGTGAAATTGCAGATATTTGTAATATAAGTTCTAGTAGATATGGTGGAGCTATTACAGCGGGACTTTTTTTGGATAAGTTTATTTATGAAGAAAATAAAGATAAATGGGTTCACCTTGATATAGCAGGACCTGCCTATGTAGAAAAACCTTGGGGATATAATCCACATGGTGCTAGTGGAGCGGGAGTTAGATTAGCAGTAAGCTTTTTAAAAAGCTTATGCTAA
- a CDS encoding DedA family protein — protein MFKKFIVNHSGKFVSALVAIFSIFLIYNLYHAPVSGFEEKLVYLLKEKGYIILFAWSVLEGEIGLIVGGLLCHSGDLNLLLAIFVAGIGAFSGDMVAFFVGRYNKPLVHKKLKGQRRKFALAHILLKKYGWPIIFIQRYLYGLRTIIPMSIALTKYEAKKFAIINLISGWIWASLTLIPVWYFGEQIMVVVTWAREHWYLAIPLAASFVAGFFYFINTATKKTYEKNKQKKGVQNETNSK, from the coding sequence ATGTTTAAAAAGTTTATTGTAAACCACTCTGGCAAATTTGTATCAGCACTTGTAGCTATTTTTTCTATATTTTTGATATACAATCTCTATCACGCACCAGTAAGTGGATTTGAAGAAAAACTAGTATATTTACTAAAAGAAAAAGGTTATATAATCCTTTTTGCGTGGAGTGTTTTAGAAGGTGAAATAGGGTTAATTGTTGGCGGACTTTTATGCCATTCAGGTGATTTAAATCTTTTATTAGCTATCTTTGTAGCAGGAATTGGTGCATTTAGTGGAGATATGGTTGCATTTTTTGTTGGAAGATACAATAAACCATTAGTACATAAAAAGCTTAAAGGACAAAGGAGAAAGTTTGCATTAGCTCATATTCTTCTTAAAAAATATGGGTGGCCTATAATTTTTATTCAACGATATCTTTATGGTTTGCGAACAATTATCCCCATGTCAATAGCTTTGACAAAATATGAAGCTAAGAAATTTGCAATTATTAATTTAATAAGTGGTTGGATTTGGGCGTCTTTGACGCTAATTCCTGTATGGTACTTTGGTGAGCAGATTATGGTAGTAGTGACATGGGCGAGAGAACATTGGTATTTAGCAATTCCACTTGCTGCTAGTTTTGTTGCTGGATTTTTTTATTTTATTAATACTGCTACAAAAAAAACTTATGAGAAAAATAAGCAAAAGAAAGGGGTTCAAAATGAAACTAATTCTAAGTGA
- the trpB gene encoding tryptophan synthase subunit beta, whose translation MNSYIPKPSKFDPDSSGHFGIFGGRYVPETLMPALLELDIEYKKYRFDKEFWEEVNELLKEYVGRPNPLYHAKRLSEEVGAKVYLKREDLNHTGAHKVNNTIAQALLAKRMGKTKVIAETGAGQHGVATATVAALLGLECTIFMGAKDVARQELNVFRMKLLGAKVVAVESGSKTLKDAMNDAIRYWVTNARDTFYIIGTVAGPHPYPMMVRDFQAIIGWEARRQILEIEGKLPDFVVACIGGGSNAIGMFSHFLEDETVQCVGIEAGGLGIDTDKHGCSLEKGSPGILHGQCSYLLQDEDGQVLEAHSISAGLDYPGIGPEHSYHKDLGSVKYDHITDDEAMDAFVWLSRKEGIIPAFESAHAIAYLKKAQKEIQGKIVIVNLSGRGDKDMIQAKEILRFG comes from the coding sequence ATGAATAGTTATATCCCAAAACCATCGAAATTTGATCCTGATAGTTCTGGGCATTTTGGAATTTTTGGTGGACGGTATGTCCCTGAAACTTTGATGCCTGCACTTTTGGAGCTTGATATCGAATATAAAAAATATAGATTTGATAAAGAGTTTTGGGAAGAGGTTAATGAGCTTTTAAAAGAATATGTTGGAAGACCAAATCCTCTTTATCATGCAAAGCGTTTAAGTGAAGAAGTTGGGGCTAAAGTATATCTTAAAAGGGAAGATCTTAATCATACAGGTGCTCATAAAGTAAACAATACTATAGCACAAGCACTTTTGGCTAAAAGAATGGGTAAAACAAAAGTAATAGCTGAAACTGGAGCTGGTCAACATGGTGTGGCAACTGCTACAGTTGCTGCACTTTTGGGGCTAGAATGTACTATTTTTATGGGTGCAAAAGATGTGGCTAGGCAAGAACTTAATGTATTTAGAATGAAACTTTTGGGAGCAAAAGTTGTAGCAGTAGAAAGTGGAAGTAAAACACTAAAAGATGCTATGAATGATGCTATAAGATACTGGGTGACTAATGCTAGAGATACTTTTTATATAATAGGTACAGTTGCTGGTCCTCATCCATATCCTATGATGGTAAGAGATTTTCAAGCTATTATTGGCTGGGAAGCAAGAAGACAGATTCTTGAGATAGAAGGTAAATTGCCAGATTTTGTAGTGGCTTGTATAGGTGGCGGAAGTAACGCCATAGGAATGTTTAGTCACTTTTTAGAAGATGAGACTGTTCAATGTGTGGGTATAGAAGCTGGTGGACTTGGGATTGATACTGATAAGCATGGATGTAGTTTGGAAAAAGGAAGCCCTGGGATTTTGCATGGGCAATGTAGCTATTTATTGCAAGATGAAGATGGACAAGTACTTGAAGCTCATAGTATAAGTGCTGGGCTTGATTATCCTGGTATTGGACCAGAGCATAGTTATCACAAAGATTTGGGTAGCGTTAAATATGACCATATTACTGATGATGAGGCAATGGATGCTTTTGTATGGCTTAGTAGAAAAGAGGGTATTATCCCTGCTTTTGAATCGGCTCACGCTATAGCATATCTTAAAAAAGCACAAAAAGAGATACAAGGCAAAATAGTAATAGTAAACTTGAGTGGTAGGGGTGATAAGGATATGATACAAGCCAAAGAAATTTTAAGGTTTGGATAA
- a CDS encoding adenine phosphoribosyltransferase, translated as MKELTTEQKTFLLDSIRDVENFPKPGIVFKDITTLLNNKIAYGMLMNHLEARYKEMELDYIAGIDSRGFIFGAALATRLGIGFVPIRKKGKLPSTTICEKYELEYGFDEVEIHLDAFEGKVGARVLLIDDLIATGGTANASAKLIHDTKAKLVESCFIIHLSFLDGQEKLKKLAPVYSVLDI; from the coding sequence ATGAAAGAATTAACAACAGAACAAAAAACTTTTTTACTTGATTCCATAAGAGATGTAGAAAATTTCCCAAAACCAGGAATTGTTTTCAAAGATATTACGACACTCCTTAATAACAAAATAGCCTATGGAATGCTAATGAACCATCTTGAAGCTAGGTATAAAGAGATGGAGCTTGATTACATTGCAGGTATTGATAGTCGTGGGTTTATTTTTGGTGCGGCGTTGGCAACAAGACTTGGTATTGGGTTTGTTCCTATTAGAAAAAAAGGGAAACTTCCAAGTACTACGATATGCGAAAAATATGAGCTTGAGTATGGTTTTGATGAGGTTGAAATACATCTTGATGCATTTGAAGGAAAGGTTGGGGCAAGAGTTTTACTAATAGATGATTTGATTGCAACTGGCGGGACAGCAAATGCGAGTGCAAAATTAATCCATGATACTAAAGCTAAATTAGTAGAAAGTTGTTTTATAATACATCTTTCATTTTTAGACGGACAAGAAAAATTAAAAAAATTAGCACCAGTTTATAGTGTACTTGATATTTAA